A window of the Cystobacter fuscus genome harbors these coding sequences:
- a CDS encoding fibronectin type III domain-containing protein: protein MRTSSIGLGLLVVLGLTPPVRADTPSTLLTDTDGISGFELYGQGLHWWRGDGGCGGEFPVTATLRLRGTPTGATKKLARDCALLDGVSNVVRDDAYVYFISNGQLQRKALNAAETDPSTEVATPPYSPTLPSWQNGAVLELANGQLYFARLLSSGGNSALYSLKTDGSGSAAWLASLGQGGVSQMEWVNYSDSGTSTDALVILMSDGRLLRYKIGGGVTQLASGIASFALHSVWSFFSSTTSVYAAQGAQTGKLFKINLATGSGATTAIYTASGINQLSGVTTDSALSLISLGNPVEKYVYISEAPVTCGSLLCVPGVPFIKRHALSTSTFNNWQLIVSSGNGGGNLRSDDQWLYFTRGNSIMKISTGAAPLQLDLKADAMEVVQASQTLNNSVPLVANRPTFVRAYAHVETNTTGNSTFLPEATLRGFRNGVEISGSPLSPTNDPKIDSTKDMNTLRPALDRSFLFQLPDSWTSAGSISLQFTVNPHATLPETGAASNTVGPAVFTFNSKASPCLVFVPVWTRPATISSNPPGLSQMVARARSLLPVERFKTFVKTSPLVKPVVHVEVIWTPLPIPVPVIHDEPYDFPGDQDTAMAWLTIRDLTSSDPSGCLDPSHWVGMVHPDEPGFNGLGLTSFNKDLLVRMDAGGNVSSLKSWGLPMGGRTLAHELSHNYGREHIDQSTTSMPTACGGKAPKGPFDVPPFDTCTIGSPTDPTALFGLDSLKPTVIPPGAVGDLMSYATTRWVSDFTWKALFNELPATSSFAPLLAPGMTPLLSGPVLLVTGLVDDTRQTATFESFLQFPQGVADAGKLAKSASASAAASRDAQPFYLRLLDASGAVLSDTPLATDAGTEEGSKRVFVQYVPFASETARVQLVRGSLVYVERAVSANAPVLSLGTPVADTAARTLTVSWSASDADTDDALLYTLQYSSDDGQTWQTVLTAHPWSTAVLDTRMLAGTPTARVRVLVSDGVNTRMATSNAFTLPRNAPEARIDGILEGERLPYGQQLSLQGLAVDAEDGALLRQLRWSLSGPVGASGSGESLLVGDLPPGSYTATLSATDSDKQVGSAVRHFEVLPLAIPEGVAPRLDGECNDSAYTSGASIRLSLGNGRYARGWLLHSGTTLSACFTDLKLASGSSTATAVGLRMDANASRDTVAQPGDLGFYVDQEGIPFQVVGTGSAMPVTLSPQAGYTAVIQRNANGWSAELSIADSLVGGWNHAAGVMVSHTGLTSVGDDWVWPTRAVSDKPSTWASAWLGTLPAQPNRAPTAEAGEPQRIVIGAERAISLDGGASFDPDGDALAYSWTQVSGPAVTLTEAGTATPNFTMDRITAPVTLQFQLSVSDGSLRSAADTVQVQLIPGR from the coding sequence GCGACCCTCCGGCTCCGGGGGACCCCCACCGGGGCGACGAAGAAGCTGGCGCGGGACTGCGCCCTCCTCGACGGTGTCTCGAACGTCGTGCGAGATGACGCCTACGTCTACTTCATCAGCAACGGTCAACTCCAGCGCAAGGCCCTCAACGCCGCCGAGACCGACCCCTCCACCGAAGTCGCCACCCCGCCGTACAGCCCCACGCTGCCGTCCTGGCAGAATGGCGCGGTCCTGGAACTGGCCAACGGGCAGCTCTACTTCGCCCGACTGCTCTCCTCGGGTGGCAACAGCGCGCTCTACTCCCTGAAGACAGACGGGAGCGGCTCGGCGGCGTGGCTCGCCAGCCTGGGCCAGGGCGGGGTCTCCCAGATGGAGTGGGTGAACTACTCGGACTCCGGCACCAGCACGGATGCCCTGGTCATCCTCATGAGCGATGGCCGGCTGCTGCGCTACAAGATCGGCGGTGGCGTCACGCAGCTCGCCTCGGGCATCGCCAGCTTCGCCCTCCATTCGGTGTGGAGTTTCTTCTCCAGCACTACCTCCGTGTACGCCGCGCAGGGCGCGCAGACGGGCAAACTCTTCAAGATCAACCTCGCCACGGGCAGCGGCGCCACCACGGCCATCTACACCGCCTCTGGCATCAACCAGTTGTCGGGGGTCACCACGGACAGCGCGCTGAGCCTCATCTCGCTGGGCAACCCGGTGGAGAAGTACGTCTACATCTCCGAGGCGCCGGTGACCTGCGGGAGTCTCCTCTGCGTGCCGGGAGTGCCATTCATCAAGCGGCACGCGCTGTCCACCAGCACGTTCAACAACTGGCAGCTCATCGTCTCCAGCGGCAACGGGGGCGGCAACCTGCGCAGTGATGACCAGTGGCTCTATTTCACCCGTGGCAACAGCATCATGAAGATCTCCACGGGCGCGGCACCGCTCCAACTGGACCTGAAAGCAGACGCGATGGAGGTGGTGCAGGCATCCCAGACACTCAACAACTCCGTACCGCTGGTGGCCAACCGGCCCACGTTCGTGCGTGCCTATGCCCACGTGGAGACCAATACCACGGGGAACTCCACCTTCCTGCCCGAGGCCACCCTGCGTGGCTTCCGCAACGGCGTGGAGATCTCCGGCTCGCCGCTCAGCCCCACCAACGATCCGAAAATCGACTCGACGAAGGACATGAACACGCTGCGTCCGGCCCTGGACCGCAGCTTCCTCTTCCAGCTGCCCGACAGCTGGACCTCCGCCGGGTCCATCTCCCTGCAGTTCACCGTGAACCCCCACGCGACCCTCCCCGAGACCGGCGCCGCTTCCAACACCGTGGGCCCGGCGGTCTTCACGTTCAACTCCAAGGCCTCGCCCTGCCTGGTGTTCGTCCCCGTGTGGACCCGTCCGGCGACCATCTCCAGCAACCCACCGGGCCTGTCGCAGATGGTCGCCAGGGCCCGATCGCTGCTGCCGGTGGAGCGCTTCAAGACATTCGTCAAGACGTCGCCGCTGGTCAAACCGGTGGTGCACGTCGAGGTCATCTGGACCCCGCTGCCCATCCCCGTGCCCGTCATCCATGACGAGCCCTATGACTTCCCGGGTGACCAGGACACGGCCATGGCGTGGTTGACGATACGAGACCTCACCTCGAGCGACCCTTCCGGCTGCCTGGATCCCTCGCACTGGGTCGGCATGGTCCACCCGGACGAGCCTGGCTTCAACGGCCTCGGTCTGACGAGCTTCAACAAGGATCTGCTGGTGCGCATGGATGCGGGGGGCAACGTGAGCTCGCTCAAGAGCTGGGGCCTGCCGATGGGTGGGCGCACGCTGGCCCACGAGCTCAGCCACAACTACGGCCGCGAGCACATCGACCAGAGCACCACCTCGATGCCCACGGCCTGCGGCGGCAAGGCTCCCAAGGGTCCGTTCGACGTGCCCCCGTTCGATACGTGCACCATTGGCTCTCCCACGGATCCGACGGCGCTCTTCGGTCTGGACTCGCTCAAGCCCACGGTCATCCCCCCGGGCGCGGTGGGGGACCTGATGTCGTACGCCACCACCCGGTGGGTCTCGGACTTCACCTGGAAGGCCCTCTTCAATGAGCTGCCCGCGACCAGCTCGTTCGCTCCCTTGCTGGCGCCCGGCATGACGCCCTTGCTGAGCGGCCCGGTGCTGCTCGTCACGGGGCTCGTGGATGACACACGGCAGACCGCGACCTTCGAGAGCTTCCTCCAGTTCCCCCAGGGCGTGGCGGATGCGGGCAAGCTGGCGAAGTCCGCCTCCGCGTCGGCGGCGGCCAGCCGGGACGCCCAGCCGTTCTACCTCCGGCTGCTGGATGCCTCGGGCGCGGTGCTCTCCGACACCCCGCTGGCGACGGACGCCGGCACGGAGGAGGGCTCGAAGCGGGTCTTCGTGCAGTACGTCCCGTTCGCCAGCGAGACGGCGCGCGTGCAACTGGTGCGCGGCTCCCTCGTGTATGTGGAGCGGGCGGTGAGCGCCAACGCGCCAGTGCTGTCGCTGGGCACGCCCGTGGCCGACACGGCGGCACGGACACTGACGGTGAGCTGGAGCGCCTCGGACGCGGACACCGACGACGCGCTGCTCTACACCTTGCAGTACAGCTCCGATGACGGGCAGACGTGGCAGACGGTGCTGACGGCGCACCCCTGGTCCACCGCGGTGCTGGACACACGGATGCTCGCGGGCACCCCCACGGCACGCGTCCGGGTGCTGGTCTCCGACGGCGTCAACACCCGCATGGCCACCAGCAACGCCTTCACCCTCCCGCGCAATGCTCCCGAGGCGCGGATCGACGGCATCCTCGAGGGCGAGCGCCTGCCGTATGGGCAGCAGCTCTCGTTGCAGGGACTCGCCGTGGACGCGGAGGACGGTGCCCTGCTGCGTCAGCTGCGCTGGAGCCTCAGCGGGCCCGTGGGCGCGAGCGGCAGTGGCGAGTCGCTGCTGGTGGGGGACCTGCCGCCGGGCAGCTACACCGCGACCCTGAGCGCCACCGACTCCGACAAGCAGGTGGGCTCCGCCGTGCGGCACTTCGAGGTGCTGCCCCTGGCCATCCCCGAGGGCGTGGCGCCCCGGCTGGATGGCGAGTGCAACGACTCGGCCTACACCTCGGGTGCCTCCATCCGGTTGTCGCTGGGCAACGGGCGGTACGCGAGGGGCTGGCTGCTTCACTCGGGCACGACCCTCTCCGCGTGCTTCACCGACTTGAAGCTCGCCAGCGGCTCCTCCACGGCCACCGCCGTGGGGCTCCGGATGGATGCCAACGCCAGCCGGGACACCGTGGCGCAGCCGGGGGATCTCGGCTTCTACGTGGACCAGGAGGGCATTCCGTTCCAGGTGGTGGGCACTGGCTCGGCCATGCCCGTCACGCTCTCGCCGCAGGCGGGTTACACGGCGGTCATCCAGCGCAATGCCAATGGCTGGAGCGCGGAGCTGAGCATCGCGGACAGCCTCGTCGGGGGATGGAACCACGCCGCCGGAGTGATGGTGAGTCACACGGGCCTGACGTCGGTGGGAGATGACTGGGTGTGGCCGACGCGGGCCGTCTCCGACAAGCCCTCCACCTGGGCATCCGCCTGGCTGGGCACGCTCCCGGCGCAGCCCAACCGCGCGCCCACGGCCGAGGCCGGTGAGCCGCAGCGCATCGTCATCGGCGCCGAGCGCGCCATCTCCCTGGACGGGGGCGCGAGCTTCGATCCGGACGGCGACGCGCTGGCCTACAGTTGGACGCAGGTGTCCGGCCCGGCGGTGACGTTGACCGAGGCCGGCACGGCCACGCCGAACTTCACCATGGACCGCATCACCGCTCCGGTGACGCTCCAGTTCCAGCTCTCCGTGAGTGATGGCTCGCTGCGGAGCGCCGCGGACACCGTACAGGTGCAGCTCATCCCTGGCCGATAA
- a CDS encoding tetratricopeptide repeat protein: MLTALERIRRKVEAGEPLEEGEWEVLRSAARDTPGPTLRLTLAHAWVNAGAEREALRLLESLRRDFPQELQVRLGLARALLGLERMGEAEAVLREVLALNPGDPEALKVLAVLALRRGEHGRARAFVADALERDPFDAEARLLKEELESGELAPPPAPPAPASRAEFLAALLAALHRAGVACRRQGTHLLVKFASGGVGRVDVDSLHAAYREGTQPLTEHVAELVARLRGLSGPAAGAEDGWERRVRPVLRPARFSERAVGALHRPAGAGLEVFYVLEDEAFVRYLPETSLGPAGLSASQVDALAWSHLEAHPAPVRAVVLEEGRVVLVDGGTGIWAVAGGDGLDGARLLTEAQRRRLVAHVGEGPWCVHLGWREFALVCRESDEASRGALSRLGSAPDGIEGLFRRVDGGFEVP; the protein is encoded by the coding sequence GTGCTGACTGCCCTGGAGCGGATCCGTCGCAAGGTGGAGGCTGGCGAGCCCCTGGAGGAAGGGGAGTGGGAGGTGCTGCGCTCGGCGGCCCGGGACACCCCGGGGCCCACGCTGCGGCTCACCCTGGCGCATGCGTGGGTGAACGCGGGCGCCGAGCGCGAGGCGCTGCGTCTGCTCGAGTCCCTGCGGCGTGACTTTCCCCAGGAGCTTCAAGTGCGCCTGGGGCTGGCGCGGGCGCTGCTCGGGCTGGAGCGGATGGGCGAGGCGGAGGCCGTGCTGCGCGAGGTGCTCGCCCTCAACCCGGGAGATCCCGAGGCGCTCAAGGTGCTCGCGGTGCTCGCCCTGCGGCGGGGAGAGCACGGCCGCGCGCGGGCCTTCGTGGCGGACGCGCTGGAGAGGGATCCGTTCGACGCGGAGGCGCGCCTGCTCAAGGAGGAGCTGGAGTCCGGTGAGCTGGCTCCACCCCCCGCGCCCCCGGCTCCGGCGTCGCGCGCGGAGTTCCTCGCCGCGTTGCTCGCCGCGCTGCACCGCGCGGGCGTGGCGTGCCGGCGGCAGGGGACGCACCTGCTGGTGAAGTTCGCCTCGGGAGGGGTGGGCCGGGTGGACGTGGACTCGCTCCATGCCGCCTACCGCGAGGGCACGCAGCCGCTGACGGAGCACGTGGCGGAGCTGGTGGCGCGGCTGCGGGGGTTGTCGGGGCCCGCCGCCGGGGCGGAGGACGGGTGGGAGCGACGGGTGCGCCCGGTGCTGCGGCCCGCGCGGTTCTCGGAGCGGGCGGTGGGCGCGCTGCACCGGCCCGCGGGCGCGGGGCTCGAGGTCTTCTATGTCCTGGAGGACGAGGCCTTCGTGCGCTACCTGCCCGAGACGTCGCTCGGGCCCGCCGGGCTCTCCGCGTCCCAGGTGGATGCGCTCGCCTGGAGCCACCTGGAGGCGCACCCCGCGCCGGTGCGCGCCGTGGTGCTGGAGGAGGGGCGGGTGGTGCTCGTGGACGGGGGCACCGGCATCTGGGCGGTGGCGGGGGGTGACGGGTTGGATGGGGCCCGGCTGCTCACCGAGGCCCAGCGGAGGCGGCTCGTCGCGCACGTGGGCGAGGGTCCGTGGTGCGTCCACCTGGGCTGGCGCGAGTTCGCGTTGGTGTGCCGGGAGTCGGACGAGGCCTCGCGCGGCGCGCTCTCCCGGCTGGGCTCGGCCCCGGATGGAATCGAGGGCCTCTTCCGGCGGGTGGACGGGGGGTTCGAGGTGCCGTGA
- a CDS encoding DUF2378 family protein, producing the protein MDPGFAPPFESEVHVIASPSLSAGDGWVPDLSRRLELVTPSHTMQGLFVRSFQAAVLALGEGDQDVLERCRQVWAQHDTYVDSFYYPSRLQLEVLDVALAPLAARHGGASRVLQLLGRRCVRDFLASFIGRALLVGAGGDAKRLLTQAPEAYRIAVSSSVHSLRWLGPNHCVWTMHRDFMPMPFQEGIIQGLFEEARILNVTVLGRQLDTLEGEYDISWR; encoded by the coding sequence TTGGATCCGGGCTTCGCGCCCCCTTTCGAATCCGAGGTCCACGTGATTGCTTCTCCTTCTTTGAGCGCAGGAGACGGGTGGGTTCCTGATCTCTCGCGGCGGCTGGAACTCGTGACGCCCTCGCACACGATGCAGGGTCTGTTCGTGCGCAGCTTCCAGGCGGCGGTCCTCGCGCTCGGCGAGGGGGATCAAGACGTGCTGGAGCGCTGCCGTCAGGTGTGGGCGCAGCACGACACGTATGTGGACTCCTTCTATTACCCCTCTCGGCTCCAGCTCGAGGTGCTGGACGTGGCCCTGGCTCCCCTGGCCGCCCGGCATGGAGGCGCTTCCCGGGTCTTGCAACTGCTGGGACGGCGGTGCGTGCGCGACTTCCTGGCGTCCTTTATCGGCCGGGCGCTGCTCGTGGGGGCGGGAGGCGATGCGAAGCGGCTGTTGACCCAGGCCCCCGAGGCCTACCGGATCGCGGTGAGTAGTAGCGTGCACTCCTTGCGGTGGCTGGGGCCCAATCACTGTGTGTGGACCATGCACCGCGACTTCATGCCCATGCCGTTCCAGGAGGGCATCATCCAGGGCCTGTTCGAGGAGGCGCGGATCCTGAACGTGACGGTGCTCGGCCGGCAACTGGACACGCTCGAGGGCGAGTACGACATCTCCTGGCGCTGA
- a CDS encoding TIGR02265 family protein: MSPPLEFPGREAALWAPRLAQATSEDMARGLFCQGALRAIRVLGDEDLAARCATACGQAWFFDFFNYSIRLFLEMVSTALPPLMERHGEAECTLWLMGHCVATDFLESEAGRAMQVLVRGEARRLVNHLPSTYLVSVNGTRSVEWLGPQHCRFTMKRDFAPAAFHEGMLVAMLERMDARRVHVVGVQTGVLDSEYDISWR, translated from the coding sequence GTGAGCCCCCCCCTCGAGTTTCCGGGACGCGAGGCCGCGCTGTGGGCGCCACGGCTGGCCCAGGCGACCTCGGAGGACATGGCGCGTGGCTTGTTCTGCCAGGGGGCGCTGCGGGCCATCCGGGTGCTCGGTGACGAGGACCTGGCGGCGCGGTGTGCCACCGCGTGCGGACAGGCCTGGTTCTTCGACTTCTTCAACTACTCCATCCGGCTCTTCCTGGAGATGGTGTCCACGGCGCTGCCCCCGCTCATGGAGCGCCATGGCGAGGCGGAGTGCACCCTGTGGTTGATGGGGCATTGCGTGGCGACGGACTTCCTGGAGTCGGAGGCCGGTCGGGCCATGCAGGTGCTGGTGCGCGGCGAGGCGCGGCGGCTCGTCAATCACCTGCCGTCCACCTATCTGGTGTCGGTCAATGGCACACGCTCGGTGGAGTGGTTGGGCCCCCAGCACTGCCGCTTCACCATGAAGCGTGACTTCGCGCCCGCGGCGTTCCACGAGGGCATGCTGGTGGCCATGTTGGAGCGGATGGATGCCCGCCGTGTCCACGTGGTGGGTGTGCAGACAGGCGTGCTGGACAGTGAGTACGACATCTCCTGGCGGTGA
- a CDS encoding TIGR02265 family protein, with the protein MAVNDSVGLGEAKADAWEQELARRSGLVAERHTVRGMYFNGTLDALRSLGHEPLVRRCVEESGESHFLDFFSYPARLHYRMVSTALPALAREYGGAEEGLRQLGQQVARRVWGLGVGKVMLSLSPLSPRQLQSALPMAYRTSVSFGEYEVRWMGPCSGRLTLKQGFMPYPFHEGVVKTSLGLWGGRAVRVSGRQTGGLDSECDFWWQ; encoded by the coding sequence ATGGCCGTGAATGACAGCGTGGGCCTTGGTGAGGCAAAGGCAGACGCCTGGGAACAGGAGCTGGCGCGGCGGAGCGGTCTGGTCGCGGAGCGGCACACGGTGCGTGGGATGTACTTCAATGGCACACTCGATGCGCTCCGCTCGCTGGGACACGAGCCGTTGGTGAGACGGTGTGTGGAGGAAAGTGGTGAGTCCCACTTCCTGGACTTCTTCAGCTACCCCGCGAGGCTGCACTACCGGATGGTCTCCACGGCGTTGCCGGCACTGGCGCGAGAGTATGGAGGAGCGGAGGAGGGGTTGCGGCAGTTGGGGCAGCAGGTGGCGCGGCGGGTGTGGGGGCTCGGGGTGGGCAAGGTGATGTTGTCGCTGTCACCGCTCAGTCCCCGGCAGCTCCAATCCGCGCTGCCCATGGCCTATCGCACGTCGGTGAGCTTCGGCGAGTACGAGGTTCGCTGGATGGGGCCGTGCAGTGGACGGCTGACGCTCAAGCAGGGCTTCATGCCCTATCCGTTCCACGAGGGCGTGGTGAAGACATCGTTGGGTTTGTGGGGGGGGCGCGCGGTACGTGTCAGTGGCAGGCAGACAGGTGGGCTCGACAGTGAATGCGACTTCTGGTGGCAGTGA
- a CDS encoding HAD family hydrolase yields MSMPLPPPTAVLFDMDGTLVDNMRFHVQAWVALARSLGLDAAGAPEERFEREFAGKRNEEILPALLGRPMAPEEVTRLADQKEAHYRELYGPHLMALRGAPELLARLRQAGRGLAVATAAPAANRDFVLDGLALRPFFSRVVGAEDVTRGKPAPDIFLATARALGVEPTGCVVFEDAVNGILAARAAGMFAVGVTTLLPEQTLREAGAHWVIPDFASLPQELERWLLHAR; encoded by the coding sequence ATGTCCATGCCCCTGCCTCCCCCCACCGCCGTCCTCTTCGACATGGACGGCACGCTCGTCGACAACATGCGCTTCCACGTCCAGGCCTGGGTCGCCCTGGCGCGCTCGCTCGGTCTGGACGCGGCCGGAGCGCCCGAGGAGCGCTTCGAGCGGGAGTTCGCCGGCAAGCGCAACGAGGAGATCCTCCCCGCGCTGCTGGGCCGCCCCATGGCCCCCGAGGAGGTGACGCGCCTGGCGGATCAGAAGGAAGCGCACTACCGCGAGCTGTACGGGCCGCACCTCATGGCGCTGCGCGGTGCCCCGGAGCTGCTTGCCCGCCTGCGTCAAGCGGGACGGGGGCTCGCGGTGGCCACGGCCGCGCCCGCGGCCAACCGGGACTTCGTGCTCGATGGGCTCGCGCTGCGCCCCTTCTTCTCGCGCGTCGTCGGCGCCGAGGACGTGACGCGGGGCAAGCCCGCGCCGGACATCTTCCTCGCCACCGCCCGGGCGCTCGGCGTGGAGCCTACCGGGTGCGTCGTCTTCGAGGACGCCGTCAATGGCATCCTCGCGGCGCGCGCGGCCGGCATGTTCGCCGTGGGTGTCACCACCCTCCTGCCGGAACAGACACTGCGTGAGGCCGGCGCCCATTGGGTCATTCCTGACTTCGCCTCGCTGCCCCAGGAGCTCGAGCGCTGGCTGCTGCACGCGCGCTGA
- a CDS encoding TIGR02265 family protein produces MHRHDEQDPWVVAPPGSDEDLARRLAMASPTDTARGTFLRTTLDAVRCLGDEEAVRDCQRASGEDKLVDFFAYPVSASLRMMFIAARMLEDRCGGIDEALRALGYRAADGFLCSAAGMALQLLANGDVKKLVDNLPATYRASVSFGSRSIVWTGPTRGRLIMRREFMPYPFLEGVLMGVLDKASARDAQVRGHQLSTLESEYEVSWQT; encoded by the coding sequence ATGCACAGACACGATGAACAGGACCCATGGGTCGTGGCCCCGCCTGGCTCGGATGAGGATCTGGCGCGGCGTCTGGCCATGGCGTCGCCCACGGATACCGCGCGGGGCACGTTCTTGCGCACCACGTTGGATGCGGTCCGCTGTCTGGGTGACGAGGAGGCGGTGCGCGACTGCCAGCGGGCCAGTGGCGAGGACAAGCTCGTCGACTTCTTCGCCTATCCGGTCAGCGCCAGCCTGCGCATGATGTTCATCGCGGCGCGCATGCTGGAGGACCGCTGTGGAGGCATCGACGAGGCGCTGCGGGCCCTGGGCTACCGTGCCGCGGATGGCTTCCTGTGCTCGGCGGCGGGCATGGCGCTGCAGCTCCTGGCCAATGGGGACGTGAAGAAGCTGGTGGACAACCTGCCGGCGACGTACCGGGCCTCGGTGAGCTTTGGCAGCCGCTCCATCGTGTGGACGGGCCCCACGCGCGGTCGGCTCATCATGCGCCGGGAGTTCATGCCCTATCCCTTCCTCGAGGGCGTGTTGATGGGGGTGCTGGACAAGGCGAGCGCGCGCGACGCCCAGGTGCGCGGCCACCAGTTGTCCACGCTGGAGAGCGAGTACGAGGTCTCCTGGCAGACGTGA
- a CDS encoding hybrid sensor histidine kinase/response regulator, with product MVIPFLQDTPRPVDPVPALLSLLEEEGERVVRLWAKRIRAETHELDVPGRDLRAPLRPLVDELVRLLRDRGKDALILWPEVVRSHGARRYDQRFDPEDLAREFKALGEVLLYVYARRNRQRLEPEVATFVVELVGEAHASAQASFTRVLKTEEVRFREAAVMESVLNHVEVGILLAELDGTVSFATPPVSRLIGMPMRAVVGARSHTSLATVLSQVNARHPDGTPFKVADMPFMRALREHGPVRGVFMVVERPGGEEATLELSATPLRHEGDELAGVIQTFTDRTDAANQNKELLSAHDELRRLQGQLLQRTRTQALGQLASGAAHALNNLLNVLRLRITLLRREYNPEHLDSLDRTVGQVGELVARLQEFNVERSEEHLHDVQVDASVREALELARGELEQREHPVTVELRLGNPGAVRADPGFFRELVVNLLLAERERLGDGGGRVVIQTRAEPGGQGMLRVEDAGTPYSAGELTRMFDPLNREVGAPQLSLLLAVAREQVRRWGGELTVENLAGRPGAAFVVRMPLVRSTQEREEDERLAGDSWGMVGPRRFQRTRRVLVVDDDPDNARMMAELLSEEGYDVKVAPGGEVALKMWDERLYDAALLDAVMPDLSGWEVARELRQRSPHALLAIVTGMDVRGQNRANLALVDAVFRKPIDVGALDEFLGQSDLSTSGSASPSFPG from the coding sequence ATGGTCATTCCCTTCCTCCAAGACACCCCACGACCCGTGGACCCGGTGCCGGCCCTGCTCTCCCTGCTGGAAGAGGAGGGCGAGCGCGTGGTGCGGCTGTGGGCCAAGCGCATCCGGGCGGAGACCCATGAGCTGGACGTGCCCGGCAGGGACCTGCGGGCCCCCTTGCGCCCGCTGGTGGACGAGCTCGTCCGCCTGCTCAGGGACCGGGGGAAGGACGCCCTCATCCTCTGGCCGGAGGTGGTGCGTTCGCACGGGGCGCGGCGCTACGACCAGCGCTTCGACCCGGAGGACCTGGCGCGCGAGTTCAAGGCGCTGGGGGAAGTGCTGCTCTACGTGTACGCGCGGCGCAACCGCCAGCGGCTGGAGCCGGAGGTGGCCACCTTCGTGGTGGAGCTGGTGGGCGAGGCACACGCCTCGGCGCAGGCCTCCTTCACGCGGGTGCTCAAGACGGAGGAGGTGCGCTTTCGCGAGGCGGCGGTGATGGAGTCGGTGCTCAACCACGTGGAGGTGGGCATCCTGCTGGCCGAGCTGGATGGGACGGTGTCCTTCGCCACGCCGCCGGTCAGCCGCCTCATCGGCATGCCCATGCGCGCCGTGGTGGGGGCGCGCTCGCACACGTCGCTGGCGACGGTGCTCTCGCAGGTGAACGCGCGCCACCCGGATGGCACGCCCTTCAAGGTGGCCGACATGCCCTTCATGCGCGCGCTGCGCGAGCATGGGCCGGTGCGCGGCGTGTTCATGGTGGTGGAGCGGCCCGGCGGGGAGGAGGCCACCCTGGAGCTGAGCGCCACGCCCCTGCGGCATGAGGGCGACGAGCTCGCCGGCGTCATTCAAACCTTCACCGACCGCACCGATGCGGCCAACCAGAACAAGGAGCTCTTGAGCGCTCATGACGAGCTGCGCCGGTTGCAGGGCCAGCTGTTGCAGCGCACGCGCACGCAGGCCCTGGGGCAGCTGGCCAGTGGCGCGGCGCACGCGCTCAACAACCTGCTCAACGTGCTGCGCCTGCGCATCACCCTCTTGCGGCGCGAGTACAACCCCGAGCACCTGGACTCGCTGGACAGGACGGTGGGGCAGGTGGGGGAGCTGGTGGCGCGGCTGCAGGAGTTCAACGTGGAGCGCAGCGAGGAGCACCTGCACGACGTGCAGGTGGATGCCTCGGTGCGCGAGGCGCTCGAGCTGGCGCGCGGGGAGCTGGAGCAGCGCGAGCACCCGGTGACGGTGGAGCTGCGTCTGGGCAATCCCGGCGCGGTGCGGGCCGATCCGGGCTTCTTCCGCGAGCTGGTGGTGAACCTGCTGCTGGCCGAGCGCGAGCGGCTGGGGGATGGGGGCGGGCGCGTGGTGATCCAGACGCGCGCGGAGCCGGGGGGCCAGGGCATGCTGCGCGTGGAGGACGCGGGCACGCCCTACTCCGCCGGGGAGCTGACGCGCATGTTCGATCCACTCAACCGCGAGGTGGGTGCTCCCCAGCTCTCGTTGCTGCTCGCGGTGGCGCGCGAGCAGGTGCGGCGCTGGGGCGGGGAGCTGACGGTGGAGAACCTCGCCGGACGCCCGGGCGCGGCCTTCGTCGTGCGCATGCCGCTGGTGCGCTCCACCCAGGAGCGCGAGGAGGACGAGCGGCTCGCGGGGGACAGCTGGGGCATGGTGGGACCCCGGCGCTTCCAGCGCACGCGCCGGGTCCTGGTGGTGGACGACGATCCGGACAACGCGCGGATGATGGCGGAGCTGCTCAGCGAGGAGGGCTACGACGTGAAGGTGGCCCCGGGCGGCGAGGTGGCGCTCAAGATGTGGGACGAGCGGCTCTATGACGCGGCGCTCCTGGACGCGGTGATGCCGGACCTGTCCGGCTGGGAGGTGGCGCGCGAGCTGCGCCAGCGCTCTCCCCATGCGCTGCTCGCCATCGTCACCGGCATGGACGTGCGCGGGCAGAATCGCGCCAACCTCGCCCTCGTGGACGCCGTGTTCCGCAAACCCATCGACGTGGGGGCCCTGGACGAGTTCCTCGGCCAGTCCGACCTCTCCACCTCCGGCTCCGCCTCGCCCTCTTTTCCGGGTTAA